The Oryza glaberrima chromosome 9, OglaRS2, whole genome shotgun sequence genome includes a window with the following:
- the LOC127783717 gene encoding probable LRR receptor-like serine/threonine-protein kinase At1g51810, producing the protein MALLVLVATLVLNTALHAAAQPADFLSIDCGLEANYSGYKDANTGIAYVSDEPYVDSGENHRIAADQESRWGDTNLRTLRSFPSGVRNCYTLPTRAGTRYLVRLSFVHGNYDGGGGWSTLSFDLYLGVDRWATVDKDYAHEAVFVAWASWAPVCLINTGSGTPFVSVVELRPLDGALYPSVMANQSTARYVRCSIGDNNKFITRYPGDQFDRFWWQLGYSSPTWKNLSTVSAITQDSIYTVPLTIIQTAVEAVGNNTMLNITWQDQTPRGRGLKFFMYIADFQNSQLRQFNVSFNDVEPYQYSPPYLTTGVLYNSGWSIATDGNYNISLVPTAASKLPPMINALEIYTLISHDSPTTFPVDFETIMAIKLEYGIKKNWMGDPCFPEKFAWEGVKCSNSSSNTARIISLDLSNSNLHGDISNNFTLLTALEYLNLSCNQLNGPVPDSLRKNNTGSFIFSFNSDGNMCNKPIIVPSPPGKRSNRAATLAILIVVPATVIVVLVLVFLIWRQKRNSNYSTEDPTRDRSNQLENSLEKSQNHGDVLQIVENRQFTYIELEKVTNKFENHIGQGGFGPVYYGCLEDNTEVAVKMRSELSSHGLDEFFAEVQNLTKVHHRNLVSLIGYCWERDHLALVYEYMAQGSICDRLRGNNGASETLNWRTRVRVMVEAAQGLDYLHKGCSLPIIHRDVKTSNILLGKNLQAKIADFGLSKTYLSETQTHISVTPAGTAGYIDPEYYQTGRLTESSDVYSFGIVLLEIATGEPPIISGQGHIVQRVKNKIVAGDISLIADAQLDGAYDVSSMWKVVDTALQCTVDVVAQRPTMATVVAQLKKSLALEESREDSGFMGSTSTVSDNTFSTSRFGPSAR; encoded by the exons ATGGCGCTCCTGGTTCTCGTTGCAACACTGGTGTTAAACACAGCGCTCCATGCCGCTGCTCAGCCTGCAG ACTTCCTTAGCATCGACTGCGGCCTGGAGGCGAACTACAGCGGCTACAAGGACGCCAACACCGGCATCGCCTACGTCTCCGACGAGCCGTACGTCGACTCCGGCGAGAACCACAGGATCGCCGCCGACCAGGAGAGCAGGTGGGGCGACACCAACCTCCGGACGCTCCGGAGCTTCCCGTCCGGCGTGCGCAACTGCTACACGCTCCCCACCCGCGCCGGCACCAGGTACCTGGTCCGGCTGTCCTTCGTCCACGGCAactacgacggcggcggcggttggtcgACGTTGAGCTTCGACCTGTACCTCGGCGTGGACCGCTGGGCCACCGTGGACAAAGACTACGCCCACGAGGCGGTGTTCGTGGCGTGGGCGAGCTGGGCGCCGGTGTGCCTGATAAACACCGGCAGCGGCACGCCGTTCGTGTCGGTGGTAGAGCTGAGGCCGCTCGACGGTGCGCTTTACCCGTCGGTGATGGCCAACCAGTCCACGGCGAGGTATGTACGATGCAGCATCGGGGACAATAACAAGTTTATCACAAG GTATCCGGGTGATCAATTTGACCGGTTCTGGTGGCAGCTAGGATACAGTAGCCCGACGTGGAAGAACCTTTCCACTGTTTCGGCCATCACGCAAGATTCCATCTACACTGTGCCCTTGACCATTATCCAAACTGCCGTTGAGGCAGTCGGCAACAACACGATGCTGAACATTACATGGCAAGATCAAACGCCTCGTGGTCGTGGCTTAAAGTTTTTCATGTACATTGCTGACTTCCAGAACAGCCAGCTTCGGCAATTCAATGTCTCCTTCAACGACGTTGAGCCATACCAGTACAGTCCACCGTACCTAACCACCGGTGTCTTGTATAACTCTGGATGGTCAATTGCCACCGATGGCAATTACAACATCAGCCTTGTGCCTACGGCTGCGTCCAAGCTACCGCCGATGATCAATGCCCTAGAGATCTACACTCTCATTTCCCATGACAGTCCAACGACATTTCCAGTGGATT TTGAAACCATCATGGCAATCAAACTCGAGTACGGGATAAAGAAGAATTGGATGGGTGATCCATGTTTCCCTGAAAAATTTGCTTGGGAAGGCGTAAAATGCAGCAATTCAAGTAGTAACACTGCAAGGATCATCTCTTT GGATCTGTCCAACAGCAACTTGCATGGAGATATATCTAATAACTTCACATTACTCACGGCACTCGAATATTT GAATTTGTCATGCAACCAACTGAACGGACCAGTCCCTGACTCTCTACGTAAAAATAACACAGGGTCATTCATTTTCAG CTTCAATTCTGATGGAAATATGTGCAACAAACCAATAATAGTCCCATCTCCGCCAGGAAAAAGGTCAAATAGAGCAGCTACCTTAGCTATTTTGATAGTGGTCCCTGCGACGGTGattgttgttcttgttcttgtgttTTTGATCTGGAGACAGAAAAGAAACTCCAACT ATTCTACTGAGGATCCTACAAGAGATCGATCAAATCAACTTGAGAATTccctagaaaaaagtcaaaatcatGGGGATGTCCTGCAAATAGTTGAGAATCGCCAATTTACATACATTGAGCTCGAGAAGGTCACTAATAAGTTTGAAAATCACATTGGACAAGGCGGCTTTGGACCTGTGTACTATGGTTGTTTAGAAGATAATACTGAGGTTGCTGTCAAGATGCGTTCTGAATTGTCGTCACATGGGCTTGATGAATTTTTTGCCGAG GTTCAAAACTTAACAAAGGTGCACCACAGGAATTTAGTTTCTTTGATTGGTTATTGCTGGGAAAGGGATCATTTAGCACTCGTTTATGAGTATATGGCTCAAGGCAGTATCTGTGATCGTTTGAGAG GTAATAATGGTGCTAGTGAAACCTTGAATTGGAGAACACGTGTCCGAGTTATGGTTGAAGCGGCACAAG GACTGGATTATTTGCATAAGGGTTGCAGTCTACCAATAATTCACCGCGATGTGAAAACCAGTAACATTCTTTTAGGTAAAAATCTACAAGCTAAAATAGCAGATTTTGGACTTTCCAAGACTTATCTCAGCGAAACGCAGACTCACATATCAGTCACTCCAGCCGGGACAGCTGGTTACATTGATCCCGA GTACTACCAAACCGGCAGGCTCACGGAGAGTAGTGATGTGTATAGCTTTGGCATTGTTTTACTAGAGATAGCCACCGGTGAGCCACCCATAATATCGGGTCAAGGCCACATCGTCCAGCGTGTGAAAAATAAGATTGTTGCTGGTGACATCAGTTTGATTGCCGATGCACAGCTCGATGGTGCATATGACGTCAGCTCCATGTGGAAGGTGGTGGACACTGCATTGCAGTGCACTGTTGATGTTGTTGCTCAAAGGCCAACAATGGCCACTGTGGTTGCCCAACTAAAGAAGAGCCTGGCATTAGAGGAATCTCGTGAAGACAGTGGCTTCATGGGAAGCACAAGCACAGTCAGTGATAACACATTTTCTACGTCCAGGTTTGGTCCATCAGCAAGATGA